A genomic window from Providencia alcalifaciens includes:
- the flhB gene encoding flagellar biosynthesis protein FlhB encodes MSDESDVEKTEEPTPHKKQKAKDDGQIVRSKELSSLMMMLAGVSLLWLSGGHLANQLRQIMRQGFIFDGHYLQNTGLMLSYLGRVVSEALFALFPIIGGLALVGISASSLVGGLLFNSKLIKFDLKKLNPIKGLKRIFSMNALSELFKAILKSLFVGLGASIFLWQSWPSLLHLVMEPPITALANALEKVIFAGYLIVFLLIPMVAFDVFYQFRSHLKKLRMSRQEIKDEFKQQEGDPHIKAKIRQQQRAIARNRMMADVPSADVIVTNPTHYAVALKYDDKKMGAPKVLAKGAGVIAQRIKEIGAEHRILQLEAPPLARALYRHAEIGQSIPVALYAAVAEVLAWVYQLRRWRREGGLKPKKPKNLPVPPTLDFAGDNNRDG; translated from the coding sequence GTGTCCGACGAAAGTGATGTAGAAAAAACAGAAGAACCCACGCCCCATAAAAAGCAGAAAGCGAAAGATGATGGGCAAATTGTTCGCTCCAAAGAATTAAGCTCCCTGATGATGATGTTGGCTGGAGTCAGTTTGCTGTGGTTAAGTGGCGGGCATTTGGCAAACCAGCTACGACAAATTATGCGACAAGGATTTATCTTTGACGGGCATTACCTGCAAAACACCGGGCTAATGCTCAGTTATTTGGGAAGGGTAGTTAGTGAGGCGTTATTCGCCCTATTTCCAATTATCGGGGGATTAGCGCTGGTGGGGATCTCAGCATCGTCACTGGTGGGCGGGCTGTTATTTAATAGTAAATTGATTAAATTTGACTTAAAAAAATTAAATCCAATCAAAGGATTAAAGCGAATTTTCTCCATGAATGCCTTATCTGAATTGTTTAAGGCGATATTAAAATCACTGTTTGTGGGGTTAGGAGCATCCATTTTCCTTTGGCAAAGTTGGCCATCGTTACTCCATTTGGTGATGGAGCCACCGATAACGGCGTTGGCGAATGCACTCGAGAAGGTGATTTTTGCAGGTTATTTAATTGTCTTTCTATTAATCCCGATGGTGGCATTTGATGTGTTTTATCAATTTCGCTCCCACTTGAAAAAGTTGCGGATGAGCCGCCAAGAAATTAAAGACGAATTTAAACAGCAAGAAGGTGACCCGCACATTAAAGCCAAAATTCGTCAGCAACAACGGGCGATTGCGCGTAACCGAATGATGGCGGATGTACCCAGTGCGGATGTGATTGTCACCAACCCGACTCACTACGCTGTCGCCCTAAAATATGACGATAAAAAAATGGGAGCGCCGAAAGTCTTGGCAAAAGGCGCGGGGGTCATTGCTCAACGTATTAAAGAAATTGGTGCAGAGCACCGTATTTTACAACTTGAAGCTCCACCGCTCGCGCGTGCGTTATACCGCCATGCGGAGATTGGACAAAGTATCCCTGTTGCGCTGTATGCAGCGGTAGCAGAAGTTTTAGCATGGGTTTACCAATTACGCCGTTGGCGTCGTGAAGGTGGCCTGAAACCAAAGAAACCGAAGAATTTACCAGTGCCACCGACGCTGGATTTTGCTGGAGATAACAATCGCGATGGCTAA
- the flhA gene encoding flagellar biosynthesis protein FlhA — translation MANLAALLKLPKNLQGTQWQILAGPVLILLILSMMVLPLPAFLLDLLFTFNIALSIMVLLVAMFTKRTLDFAAFPTILLFATLLRLSLNIASTRIILLDGHTGPDAAGRVVEAFGHFLVGGNFAIGIVVFIILVLINFMVITKGAGRIAEVGARFVLDGMPGKQMAIDADLNAGIINDDEAKKRRTEVTQEADFYGSMDGASKFVRGDAVAGIMIMVINVIGGLIIGVGQHHMTLGDATSVYTLLTIGDGLVAQIPALIISTAAGVIVTRVATDEDVGEQMVTQLFNNPRVMWLSAGVLGLIGLIPGMPNFVFLLFTAALAALGWYLVKRSRSPEKAMDDSQAQHFQEANKVVEATWDDVQLEDLLAMEVGYRLIPLVDNDQQGELLGRLRGLRKKFAQEVGYLPPVVHICDNLELSPCEYRILIKGAEVGRGEAQPGRNLAIDPGNAAGTLQGDITKEPAFGLPAVWIDDDLREQAQIQGYTVVSASTAVATHFNQILLQYSSTLFGRQEAQMLYDRVKKEMPKLADDLIPDTISLTILHRVLQNLLMEDVVIRDMRTIIETLAEMAGENGEQKDTDYLTSQVRIALGRAITQQWFGSAEEIQVIGLDAKLEQILLQAAKNGGGLEPNLAQFIQTQAEEAVGHQEAMGAPTVLLVNHALRLILSRFLRRSLPQLVVMSNLEMTDHRKIRMTSMISGS, via the coding sequence ATGGCTAATTTGGCTGCACTTTTAAAATTGCCGAAAAACTTACAAGGAACTCAGTGGCAAATCCTCGCTGGGCCCGTGCTGATATTACTGATTCTGTCGATGATGGTTTTACCATTACCGGCATTTTTGCTTGATTTGTTGTTCACCTTTAACATTGCTCTGTCCATTATGGTTCTGTTAGTGGCGATGTTCACCAAACGGACATTGGATTTTGCCGCATTTCCCACCATTTTGCTGTTTGCAACGTTATTACGTCTATCTTTGAATATCGCTTCAACGCGTATCATTCTGTTGGATGGTCATACTGGACCGGATGCAGCAGGGCGCGTCGTTGAAGCCTTTGGTCACTTCCTGGTTGGCGGAAACTTTGCCATTGGTATCGTCGTTTTCATTATCTTGGTTCTGATTAACTTTATGGTTATCACCAAGGGTGCGGGGCGTATCGCCGAAGTAGGCGCTCGCTTTGTACTTGATGGTATGCCGGGTAAGCAAATGGCCATCGATGCCGATTTAAACGCCGGTATTATTAATGATGATGAAGCAAAAAAACGCCGCACAGAAGTAACCCAAGAAGCTGATTTTTACGGCTCAATGGATGGTGCGAGCAAATTCGTTCGTGGTGATGCCGTCGCCGGGATTATGATCATGGTGATAAACGTCATTGGTGGTCTGATTATCGGTGTGGGTCAGCATCATATGACCCTTGGTGATGCAACGAGCGTTTATACCTTATTAACCATCGGTGATGGTCTAGTCGCCCAAATTCCAGCATTGATCATCTCAACGGCGGCGGGGGTTATCGTCACTCGCGTTGCAACTGATGAAGATGTTGGTGAGCAGATGGTCACTCAACTGTTTAATAACCCGCGTGTGATGTGGCTCAGTGCTGGGGTATTAGGGTTGATTGGTCTTATTCCAGGGATGCCTAACTTTGTTTTCCTACTGTTCACTGCGGCATTGGCTGCATTAGGGTGGTATCTGGTCAAACGCAGTCGCAGTCCAGAGAAAGCGATGGATGATAGTCAAGCGCAACATTTCCAAGAAGCCAATAAAGTGGTTGAAGCCACATGGGATGATGTGCAGTTAGAAGATTTACTGGCAATGGAAGTCGGTTATCGCTTAATTCCGTTGGTGGATAACGATCAACAGGGGGAGCTACTGGGTCGACTTCGTGGGCTACGTAAGAAATTTGCTCAGGAAGTCGGATACTTACCTCCGGTAGTGCATATTTGCGACAACCTAGAACTATCCCCATGTGAATATCGCATTCTTATTAAAGGGGCTGAGGTGGGTCGTGGAGAAGCTCAACCAGGACGTAACTTAGCGATTGACCCAGGCAATGCGGCGGGGACTTTACAAGGGGATATCACCAAAGAGCCTGCATTTGGTCTGCCTGCGGTATGGATCGATGACGATTTACGTGAACAAGCACAAATCCAAGGTTATACCGTCGTTTCCGCAAGTACCGCGGTAGCAACGCACTTTAACCAAATCTTACTGCAATACTCGAGTACTTTGTTCGGTCGCCAAGAAGCCCAAATGTTGTATGACCGAGTGAAAAAAGAGATGCCAAAACTGGCAGATGATTTGATCCCTGACACTATTTCATTGACCATCTTGCACCGCGTTTTACAAAACCTACTCATGGAAGATGTGGTGATCCGCGATATGCGCACCATTATTGAAACGCTGGCTGAAATGGCAGGTGAGAATGGTGAACAAAAAGATACCGATTACCTCACTTCTCAAGTGCGCATAGCGCTGGGACGTGCCATTACCCAGCAATGGTTTGGTAGCGCGGAAGAGATTCAAGTAATTGGGTTGGATGCGAAGTTGGAGCAAATCCTGCTACAAGCCGCGAAGAATGGCGGTGGCTTAGAGCCAAACTTAGCTCAGTTTATTCAAACTCAAGCAGAAGAAGCCGTGGGGCATCAAGAAGCCATGGGCGCACCAACCGTATTGTTAGTGAATCATGCCCTGAGGCTGATTTTATCCCGCTTCCTGCGTCGTAGCTTGCCGCAATTAGTGGTGATGTCCAATTTAGAAATGACCGATCACCGTAAGATTAGAATGACATCGATGATCAGCGGGTCATAA
- a CDS encoding flagella synthesis protein FlgN, protein MNDELLLLLEQQLGHLQSLEIVMKNEELLLGYHRVPPSPFQETTEQKRFLVAAISHGENHRLQLEEQAKIVAPYEGNPALSHTWNTIKDLTTQLKDLNYRNHQMLQLHIELNAQRLNFVKKHNNQSTYGADGLESKRPVLGKKISI, encoded by the coding sequence ATGAACGACGAATTATTACTCCTATTAGAACAGCAGCTTGGTCATTTGCAATCACTGGAAATTGTGATGAAGAATGAAGAGTTATTACTGGGTTACCATCGTGTGCCACCTTCTCCATTTCAGGAAACGACGGAGCAAAAGCGTTTTTTAGTTGCCGCTATTAGTCATGGCGAGAACCACCGTTTACAACTGGAAGAGCAAGCAAAAATTGTTGCACCTTATGAAGGTAACCCAGCGCTCAGCCACACTTGGAATACAATTAAAGACCTGACGACTCAGCTAAAAGATTTGAATTATCGTAATCACCAAATGCTTCAACTGCATATTGAGCTGAATGCACAACGTCTAAATTTTGTGAAAAAGCATAATAATCAGTCAACTTACGGTGCCGATGGCTTAGAATCTAAACGCCCTGTGTTAGGAAAGAAAATTTCAATTTAG
- the flgM gene encoding flagellar biosynthesis anti-sigma factor FlgM, translated as MAIEQTSAISALTQVTTRDPQENAALVREKKVSANEVVKESTFAPSELQKKLLQPQASDIDVAKVEKIKQAIKDGTLTMDAGKIADGILRDAHECMLSMK; from the coding sequence ATGGCTATTGAGCAAACATCTGCAATCTCTGCCTTGACTCAGGTAACCACTCGCGATCCACAAGAAAACGCAGCGTTAGTTCGTGAGAAAAAAGTCTCCGCTAATGAAGTCGTTAAAGAAAGCACTTTTGCGCCAAGTGAGTTACAAAAGAAATTACTTCAGCCTCAAGCTTCTGATATTGATGTCGCTAAAGTTGAAAAAATCAAACAAGCCATCAAAGACGGCACCTTAACCATGGATGCAGGTAAAATCGCTGATGGCATTTTACGTGACGCCCATGAATGCATGCTTTCTATGAAATAA
- the flgA gene encoding flagellar basal body P-ring formation chaperone FlgA, with the protein MIKTIFSTKYILIISILNLFSFSVQASLPQDIDQYFRKIHGKQNSVSIEIKTPIDKWPNCDKPQISLPSGGRNMGNISLPVQCDKKKQYLQLTVNVTGQYYVATRNIQRGETIEFVDIGAKKGLIHQLPSGASTDKMALRGTLALRNITAGQTFTSSMVRRPWAIKAGQTVYVFATGNNFSVKYEGRAINNAAMGENIRVRLINGQVVNGEAQENGSVQVALN; encoded by the coding sequence ATGATAAAAACTATTTTTTCAACTAAATATATTTTAATTATCAGTATATTAAACCTATTTTCTTTTTCTGTGCAAGCTTCTCTCCCACAAGATATTGACCAGTATTTCCGTAAAATTCATGGAAAACAAAATAGCGTATCAATTGAAATAAAAACCCCAATTGATAAATGGCCAAATTGTGATAAGCCGCAAATTAGCTTACCAAGTGGGGGTCGTAATATGGGGAATATTTCACTTCCTGTGCAGTGCGATAAGAAAAAACAGTACTTACAGCTGACGGTGAATGTCACTGGGCAATATTATGTTGCCACTCGCAATATTCAGCGGGGAGAAACCATTGAATTTGTGGATATTGGCGCCAAAAAAGGGCTTATTCACCAATTGCCATCAGGGGCTTCTACCGACAAGATGGCACTGCGTGGTACGTTAGCCCTTCGCAATATTACCGCAGGACAGACATTTACTAGCTCGATGGTTAGACGCCCTTGGGCTATTAAGGCGGGTCAAACCGTGTATGTATTTGCCACTGGCAATAACTTTTCCGTTAAGTATGAAGGTCGAGCCATTAATAATGCCGCTATGGGTGAGAATATTCGGGTTCGACTCATTAATGGGCAAGTGGTTAATGGTGAAGCTCAAGAAAATGGCAGTGTTCAAGTGGCGCTTAATTAG
- the flgB gene encoding flagellar basal body rod protein FlgB, protein MIDKLDATFAFSQRALSIREARQTVLASNIANADTPGYQARDIDFNRQLQQAMNKGVVKGKGISLAVTAKGHIEGHDMKPAALDLKYRVPYQTSMDGNTVDMDVERSQFADNTLKYQADLTFINSQVKSMLAVLQQG, encoded by the coding sequence ATGATTGATAAATTAGATGCCACCTTTGCTTTTTCGCAACGGGCTTTGTCTATAAGAGAAGCAAGACAGACTGTTTTGGCTTCTAACATCGCCAATGCGGATACCCCCGGTTATCAAGCGCGTGATATTGATTTTAATCGTCAATTACAACAAGCGATGAATAAAGGCGTGGTGAAAGGAAAGGGTATTTCACTGGCAGTGACAGCTAAAGGACATATTGAAGGCCATGATATGAAACCTGCTGCGCTGGATCTGAAATATCGCGTGCCTTATCAAACGTCAATGGATGGAAATACGGTTGATATGGATGTTGAACGCAGCCAATTTGCTGATAATACGTTGAAATATCAAGCCGATCTTACATTTATCAATAGCCAAGTCAAAAGTATGTTGGCCGTTCTACAACAAGGGTAA
- the flgC gene encoding flagellar basal body rod protein FlgC has translation MGLLSIFDISSSALTAQSQRLNVSASNMANAESVVGPDGEPYRAKQVVFQMAPQGRNQVGGVRVSELIEDPAPPRMEYKPGHPLADEKGYVKMPNVDTVGEMINTISASRSYQANLEVMNTAKTLLQKTLMLGQ, from the coding sequence ATGGGTCTACTCAGTATTTTTGATATCTCCTCTTCTGCACTAACCGCGCAATCTCAGCGTTTAAACGTTAGTGCGAGTAACATGGCGAACGCAGAAAGTGTGGTGGGTCCTGATGGTGAACCGTACCGTGCGAAGCAAGTGGTTTTTCAAATGGCGCCACAAGGTCGCAACCAAGTCGGTGGCGTTCGTGTGAGTGAATTAATCGAAGATCCCGCTCCTCCGCGTATGGAATACAAGCCCGGTCATCCTCTCGCAGATGAAAAAGGCTATGTGAAGATGCCTAACGTCGATACGGTGGGTGAAATGATCAACACCATCTCCGCATCGCGTAGCTATCAAGCTAACTTAGAAGTCATGAATACCGCTAAAACATTGCTACAGAAAACCTTAATGCTAGGTCAGTAA
- a CDS encoding flagellar hook assembly protein FlgD codes for MGISASMNDSLDNSVAGPEAAASNIPKKSQSDDMRDTFLTMIVTQMQNQDPTKPMDNADLTGQLAQIATLESMNKLSDSVTGISQQIGSGQSLQATQLVGKGVLIPRNEIVLAPLKKESNGENSNVAKPANPLPDDVISANSPSNFGLSNFGATEGEEGTEEPQTDYISSPFGFFLPKMADSVEITIRDKNRSVVRTITYDSEVKPDIYDMAWDGRDNNGNVVADPKGKYFFDVKAVRMGSEIEVTKLGYTRVNGVTPGSDAPLLDVGIGQSVPLSSIFKVYPAS; via the coding sequence ATGGGAATTTCTGCCTCAATGAATGACTCTTTGGATAACTCGGTTGCAGGCCCCGAAGCCGCAGCGAGTAATATTCCAAAGAAAAGTCAAAGTGATGATATGCGTGACACATTCTTAACCATGATTGTCACACAAATGCAGAACCAAGACCCAACCAAGCCAATGGATAATGCGGATTTAACTGGGCAACTGGCGCAGATAGCCACGCTTGAGAGTATGAATAAACTCAGCGATAGCGTCACCGGAATTTCGCAACAAATTGGGTCTGGACAGTCATTACAGGCGACGCAACTCGTGGGCAAAGGGGTGCTTATCCCGCGCAATGAGATTGTGCTTGCGCCACTGAAAAAAGAGAGCAACGGCGAAAATAGCAATGTGGCTAAGCCGGCTAACCCGTTACCTGATGACGTGATTAGTGCGAATAGCCCATCTAACTTTGGGCTCAGTAATTTTGGCGCAACAGAAGGCGAGGAAGGCACTGAAGAGCCGCAAACCGATTACATTTCATCGCCATTTGGTTTCTTCCTACCGAAGATGGCCGATAGCGTTGAAATTACCATTCGAGACAAAAACCGCAGCGTAGTTCGCACCATCACTTATGACTCAGAAGTGAAACCCGATATTTACGATATGGCATGGGATGGTCGCGATAACAACGGCAATGTGGTTGCCGATCCGAAAGGTAAATATTTCTTTGATGTGAAAGCCGTCAGGATGGGGTCTGAAATTGAGGTCACCAAACTCGGTTATACCCGTGTCAATGGTGTCACACCTGGCTCAGACGCACCATTACTGGATGTTGGAATAGGGCAAAGCGTGCCACTAAGCAGCATCTTTAAAGTGTATCCCGCATCTTAA